Within Pseudomonas antarctica, the genomic segment TACCGCTTCGGAGCTGTACAACGGCACAACGTCGTAATCAGTTTGCGACGAATAGTAATTGTAGCGTTCACGCAAGGTAACGTAGAGCGAAGCAAAGTATTTATCTTGTGCGGTCTGCTGACTAATGTTGTCAACCACAACACTGTTGTACGTCTCAGAACGCCCGGTTGATTTATCAATCACCACGGGCACCACGACTGTTTTATTCAGCAGCAACGAAATATACAGCGCACCCAGACTTAAAGCAGTAATGACCACCATTACGCCAACGGCCTGCCAGGCTGTCTTTTTAGACTGCTCGTTTTTGAGTGATAACTGAGTCTCAAAGGATTTTGCGGAGTTAAAGACCTCCTGTTTAGCGCTCATAATCAATTACCTGAGTTTTGTTGATAGGCACAAGGTCGCCAGTCACGTCAGCGGGGAGCTGTTGCTTTTGTACGCAGCCGACCAGGAGCGTTAAAAAAATAGTCGTTAATAGTGTTTTCACTTTTGAAACCTCGCTTTCATGTTTTCAACGGCTTGTTTTGACCTTGCCATCCCCGCCCTATACGCCGGGCTTAAAGTCCTCCCCGCCTGTTTTCCTGCCCACTCAGCGGCAGAACTCGTTTTTGCATCGCCGCCAGAAGAAATACCCTTCCCTAGTCCCTTTCCAATTTCTTTTCCTTGTGAAAGCGCCGCGCCTGCTGCCTTGGACGCACCCCAAGTCGCGGCACCCAATCCCATA encodes:
- a CDS encoding virB8 family protein codes for the protein MSAKQEVFNSAKSFETQLSLKNEQSKKTAWQAVGVMVVITALSLGALYISLLLNKTVVVPVVIDKSTGRSETYNSVVVDNISQQTAQDKYFASLYVTLRERYNYYSSQTDYDVVPLYSSEAVTAEYLDFFAGPNAPDKVYQDAANVVTIDIISNPVVEGNFPDKVATIRFAKHIKNLRSGQTKTEYHVARVTFRMVPPKVMTEEVRTTNPLGFTVVEYLVEKEMRGGQ